In one Nitrososphaera viennensis EN76 genomic region, the following are encoded:
- a CDS encoding CRISPR-associated endonuclease Cas1, translating to MAGLPSSLGTLEKNGVGLDPAIGFLHDLAESKEPLVCDLQELFRWLAACQ from the coding sequence ATGGCGGGATTGCCGAGCAGCCTTGGCACACTGGAAAAAAATGGTGTTGGCCTTGATCCAGCAATTGGCTTTTTGCATGACTTGGCAGAGAGCAAGGAGCCACTAGTATGCGACTTGCAAGAATTATTTAGGTGGCTTGCGGCCTGTCAATAA
- the hsp20 gene encoding archaeal heat shock protein Hsp20: MSSPFDEWFSKRRRAWFPDVDEMMRDMDKMMAEAFKNFEKQVPKNLVRERKLDDGSTVREMGPIVYGYSVKIGPDGKPQVRKFGNIDAFPNLLGGGLAVKEEREPLVDVIKGSDDVRVVAELPGVNKDDLRLSADENSVTIESLTGEPRYRKVVDLPEPVDPKTAKSTYKNGVLEVTLKLRKKSGSGVSIHID, from the coding sequence ATGTCATCCCCCTTTGATGAATGGTTTTCCAAGCGGCGGAGAGCGTGGTTTCCGGATGTCGACGAGATGATGCGCGACATGGACAAGATGATGGCAGAAGCTTTCAAGAACTTTGAAAAGCAGGTCCCAAAGAACCTTGTCCGGGAGCGCAAGCTGGACGACGGCTCGACTGTCCGCGAGATGGGGCCCATAGTCTACGGTTATTCTGTCAAGATAGGGCCGGACGGCAAGCCGCAGGTGCGCAAGTTCGGCAACATCGACGCGTTCCCGAACCTCCTTGGCGGCGGACTTGCGGTCAAGGAAGAGCGCGAGCCCCTTGTGGACGTGATAAAGGGCTCTGACGACGTGCGCGTCGTTGCGGAACTTCCAGGCGTCAACAAGGACGACCTGCGCCTGTCAGCCGACGAGAACTCGGTCACCATCGAGTCGTTGACGGGCGAGCCGCGCTACCGTAAGGTGGTGGACCTTCCAGAGCCGGTGGATCCCAAGACCGCCAAGTCGACGTACAAGAACGGCGTGCTTGAAGTCACGCTGAAACTTCGGAAAAAGTCAGGCTCGGGCGTCTCTATCCATATAGACTAG